The genomic DNA AACAGGCGTTATTGAGTCAATTATATGATTTTGTCCTCGAGGTCAGTATTACTGACCGGGAGCGTAAGATTGGTTTGATGGCTAAGGCCGACTTGGAGCGCAATCGGTATTCAATTGCCGTACTGAATAAATTAGTAGTCAGTTTTCAGATGGAGGCACTGCGCAACAAGGGTCTGTCACCGGCTGCTTCAAAGTTTTACGATCAAATGTATCCAATCCTGATTGCTGCGAAACCGATTGGCACTAATCTAGGTTATATTGGCATGCATAGCACCTATTTGGATTGAGCCGGAACGTTTAATGATTTTCAATGCAGTTAAAAGTTGTGATGCGAGGATGTTTGATGGGCCTACGTGGCAACTGATAGATGAACTTTAGACTTCTGAGGTGGCAACTTAATTAGATCCTTCGTCAAGTAGCAACGAATAATCTTTGAAACTAGTTAAACGTAAACACAATTAACACGATCAAAATAGACGATTAAAACTCCTTTGAAATTGTTCAAGGGAGTTTTTAGTTGCCTAAAAGGACTAGCCCTAGGGACTGCCCTGTAGTTTTTGAAGTAATTGACAACTTTGATTGGTCAAAATGTAACTAAATGCGTGAATACGATTTTGATCGTAATTAGATTAACGGTGAGTGGATACTTATAAAAGTGCTGTTGCTTATTAAATCAGTTACTAATAGCTGCTTAACGTGAAGCGAACAGTATACATTGTTTAATACTTAACGAATCAGTAGAGTAGTCAATAAAACTTGAAGAATGATGACCGATAATCCTATTATATCAATAAAACTAAGCTTGTTTATAGCGTCAACTAATACTGCAATCAAATAATTTTAAAAATAAATTTGTATATTTAGCGTAGTGCACTTGTTATTTCCACTTGTTTAAACGTATACTGATGATTGAAGGGGTCAATTAAGTGACGGCTTTATGATTAATGCAATTATTTCAACATTAACGATATGTGTTAATTTTTAACTTAATTAATCTATCTGTCTTATAGCTATCTATATATATTTGAACTTTGGAGGTAGAAGCATGCGGAATCGTTTTAGTAGACTGGGACTTGAAAGTAAGTCCCATTATAAACTTTATAAATCAGGACGACGCTGGGTAGCCGCTGGTATAACCGTATTTTCTGTTGGAGTAGGCTTGACTTTTAGCCAAGTTGAGCAAGCCAAGGCTGCAACTGATACTAGTACTGATGAGGCTGAAAATAGCACTAATGTAAGCTCCAACGCAACCACTGCAACTAAAAATACCGTGGTACTAAAATCAAGTGGTACGGCGACGACCACCACTACTGATACTAAAGATACGACGGCGACGACTGCGGCCGCAAAGGCAACTACTTCAAGCGTTGCAGCTTCCAGTACGGCTGTCTCCAGTGCGGCCACTTCTAGTACTGCCGCCTCAAGTACAGTTACAGCAAGTACAACTGTCTCCAGTGCGGCCACTTCTAGTACCGCTACCTCAAGTGCAGTTAAAGCAAGTACAACTGTCTCAAGTGCCACTACTTCCAGCACCGCTGCCTCGAAGGCAATTACAGCAAGTACAATTGTCGCCAGTGCAGCGACTGCAAACACGACTGCGTCAAGTACAGCTACCAAGTCAATCGACACTGATTCAACTTCAACAACGACGCTAAAGACTGCCACCAGCGCAAATTATAGCGTTGATAGTCAAGGCACGAATACGACAAGTTCTTCAGTGGCAAACACGCTTACTAGTGCTGCTACGGCTAGTCAGGAGAGCAATGATACTGGTGCAGCGACAACAACGACTACTTCAGACGCGGTTTCTGGGATCGTTTCAGCGGCCAGCAGTACGACACCAATAACGCGCAGTACGGCTAACAAAGTAATGACGATGCTGGCAACAAAATCGACTATTCAGGC from Lactiplantibacillus paraplantarum includes the following:
- a CDS encoding bacteriocin immunity protein — protein: MFKHAGKHQVDEQALLSQLYDFVLEVSITDRERKIGLMAKADLERNRYSIAVLNKLVVSFQMEALRNKGLSPAASKFYDQMYPILIAAKPIGTNLGYIGMHSTYLD